A window from Methanobrevibacter sp. V74 encodes these proteins:
- a CDS encoding HemK2/MTQ2 family protein methyltransferase has protein sequence MPEFIINTDDNVYVPAEDSYLLADNLEIEYGMSVLEIGTGSGIVAMYASRLTDNITVTDVNFDACELARKNFQANNIENIEILFGNLFEPLENRKFDVILFNTPYLPTEEGEVIDDTLNYAFDGGLNGRKVIALFLNELKSHLNDGGIVQMIQSSLSGNEETLAKLDELGFMAEIKASEHFFFEDITLINAYKV, from the coding sequence ATGCCAGAGTTTATTATCAATACCGATGATAATGTATATGTTCCAGCTGAAGACAGTTATTTATTAGCTGATAATTTAGAAATTGAATATGGAATGAGCGTTTTGGAAATTGGAACAGGTTCTGGTATTGTTGCAATGTATGCTTCAAGATTGACTGACAACATTACAGTTACCGATGTTAATTTTGATGCTTGTGAACTTGCAAGGAAAAACTTCCAGGCCAATAATATTGAAAATATAGAAATTTTATTTGGAAATCTGTTTGAACCTCTTGAAAATAGAAAGTTTGATGTAATTTTATTTAATACTCCATATCTTCCAACTGAAGAAGGGGAAGTTATAGATGACACATTAAATTATGCATTCGATGGTGGATTAAATGGTAGGAAAGTTATTGCTTTATTCTTAAATGAATTGAAAAGTCATTTAAATGATGGTGGAATTGTCCAGATGATACAGTCTTCACTTTCAGGCAATGAAGAAACATTAGCCAAACTAGATGAATTAGGATTCATGGCAGAAATAAAAGCCTCTGAACATTTCTTTTTTGAAGACATCACATTGATTAATGCCTATAAAGTTTAA
- the rsmA gene encoding 16S rRNA (adenine(1518)-N(6)/adenine(1519)-N(6))-dimethyltransferase RsmA: protein MISENSQSLSKTTKDILNQNGIKLNKSLGQNYLIDKNKRDQIVNFGNITKDDVILEIGSGIGTLTIDLAKKAGKVMAIEQDPRICGILIQRLKKEKIDNVELINDDALNIDFHYFNKIVSNLPYQISSPITFKFLDYDFDLAILMYQKEFGQRMAGDVGTKNYSRLSAMLYFKCDVEKLTDVSSESFIPKPKIDSMVVRLKPKENRISREDFEIYSKFTKALFQHRNKKIRNALIDSRHIIGNIDKKVLKKRLNAIEDDEINEYLSKRVIVLTPEEILYVSKKLNPVFNE, encoded by the coding sequence TTGATTAGTGAAAATTCCCAATCATTATCTAAAACAACTAAAGATATCTTAAATCAGAATGGGATAAAGTTAAATAAAAGTCTTGGTCAAAATTATTTAATCGACAAGAATAAAAGAGATCAAATTGTTAACTTTGGAAATATAACAAAAGATGATGTTATATTAGAAATAGGGTCAGGAATTGGAACACTAACCATTGACCTTGCCAAAAAAGCTGGAAAAGTAATGGCCATTGAACAAGACCCTAGAATTTGTGGAATACTAATTCAAAGGCTTAAAAAAGAAAAAATAGATAATGTAGAATTAATTAACGATGATGCATTAAATATAGATTTTCACTATTTTAATAAAATCGTCTCTAACCTACCTTATCAAATTTCATCACCGATTACTTTTAAATTTCTGGATTACGATTTTGATTTAGCTATTTTAATGTATCAAAAAGAATTTGGGCAGCGAATGGCAGGTGATGTTGGAACTAAAAATTATTCAAGGCTTTCAGCTATGCTTTATTTTAAATGTGATGTTGAAAAACTGACAGATGTAAGTTCAGAGAGTTTTATTCCAAAACCGAAAATTGACTCAATGGTTGTTAGGCTAAAGCCTAAAGAAAATAGGATATCTAGAGAAGACTTTGAGATTTATTCTAAATTTACAAAAGCTTTATTCCAGCACAGAAATAAAAAAATTAGAAATGCTTTAATTGATTCAAGGCACATTATTGGCAATATTGATAAAAAAGTTCTCAAAAAAAGATTAAATGCAATTGAAGATGATGAAATAAATGAATATCTCTCAAAAAGGGTTATTGTGTTAACTCCCGAAGAGATTTTGTATGTTTCAAAGAAATTAAACCCGGTTTTTAATGAGTAG
- the lysA gene encoding diaminopimelate decarboxylase: MNLNIKTNDKNHLDIGGADAVDIAEEFGTPTFVIDESRIRDNYNRFYSAFSKYYPDFKVFYACKANTNLAVMKILESEGCCIDAVSPGEVHISKMLGFSGERILFTGNNITNDELKFVHDEGAVLNIDSVSALKRLAGVVDPEGLKISFRVNPMVGAGHHDHCITGGVMSKFGIMDSEAVEVYEMAKELGFNPIGMHSHIGSGILDPEPFKLAIESTMDIAGKVHQEAGIDFEFVDFGGGVGVPYSPEENVVDLGRFAEVNIALFKEKLEQYDMGSPTMYLEPGRFLVADAGVLLVTVNSIKQSYRKFIGVDAGFHTLLRPAMYESYHHIVDASRMDAENTQEVDIAGNVCESGDLFARDRPMPDVCEGDVLGILNAGAYGFTMSSNYNSRPLASEILVTDGKCRVVRERQEFEDLYAKQSIPPHLK, from the coding sequence ATGAATTTAAATATTAAAACAAACGATAAAAACCACTTGGATATTGGTGGTGCAGATGCAGTAGATATTGCAGAAGAATTCGGAACTCCAACTTTTGTAATTGATGAGAGCAGAATAAGGGACAATTATAATAGGTTTTATTCTGCTTTTTCAAAATATTATCCTGATTTTAAAGTATTTTATGCATGTAAAGCTAATACCAACCTTGCAGTAATGAAAATATTGGAAAGTGAAGGCTGCTGTATCGATGCTGTTTCACCTGGAGAAGTTCACATCTCAAAAATGCTCGGATTTTCAGGGGAAAGAATCTTGTTTACAGGCAACAACATTACCAATGATGAATTAAAATTCGTACATGATGAAGGTGCAGTTTTAAACATCGACTCAGTATCCGCACTTAAGAGATTGGCTGGTGTGGTGGATCCTGAAGGATTAAAGATATCCTTTAGGGTAAATCCTATGGTTGGTGCAGGACATCATGACCACTGCATTACAGGAGGGGTAATGAGTAAATTCGGCATCATGGATTCAGAAGCTGTTGAAGTATATGAAATGGCAAAGGAATTAGGTTTCAACCCAATAGGTATGCACTCCCACATCGGGTCAGGTATTTTAGATCCGGAGCCATTTAAATTAGCTATCGAATCTACAATGGATATTGCAGGAAAAGTGCACCAGGAAGCCGGAATTGACTTTGAATTTGTTGATTTTGGTGGGGGTGTAGGGGTTCCATACAGTCCCGAAGAGAATGTCGTAGATTTAGGCAGGTTTGCGGAAGTTAACATTGCCCTGTTTAAGGAAAAGTTAGAACAATATGATATGGGTTCTCCTACAATGTACCTTGAGCCTGGAAGATTCCTGGTAGCTGATGCTGGTGTATTGCTTGTAACTGTTAACAGTATAAAACAAAGCTATCGTAAATTTATCGGAGTGGATGCAGGTTTCCATACCCTTTTAAGGCCGGCAATGTATGAGTCATATCATCATATTGTTGATGCAAGCCGTATGGATGCAGAAAACACTCAGGAAGTAGATATTGCAGGTAACGTATGTGAATCCGGAGACTTATTCGCACGTGACAGACCAATGCCTGATGTATGTGAAGGAGACGTTTTAGGTATCTTAAACGCTGGAGCATATGGATTTACAATGTCATCCAATTATAATTCACGCCCACTTGCTTCTGAAATTTTAGTGACAGATGGAAAATGCAGGGTTGTACGTGAAAGACAAGAATTTGAAGATTTATATGCTAAACAAAGTATTCCGCCACACTTAAAATAG
- the dapF gene encoding diaminopimelate epimerase, protein MVDLKGLRFSKMHGIGNDFPIINEFDGEVIPEADKSEACRILCHRNFGVGGDGVLFVEPSEVADIGYRMFNPDGSEAEMCGNGIRCFGDFVYRKGILKQEKMTVETRAGIKTIEITLENDEPVLFKVDMGLSTFKTSEIPMNADEDEFLNGELGVLDTKFNLTAVSVGNPHAIIFVDDVDEIDIKKYGPAIEAHEAFPEKINVHFVEVISGNEAKMSTWERGAGVTLACGTGATSTAISGFKLGLFGDEILLHLPGGDLKFNIYEKEGALGAFMEGPAELVFEGEL, encoded by the coding sequence ATGGTAGACTTAAAAGGATTAAGATTTTCAAAGATGCATGGAATAGGCAATGACTTTCCAATCATAAATGAATTTGATGGGGAAGTTATTCCTGAAGCTGATAAGTCAGAAGCATGCAGAATCTTATGTCACAGAAACTTTGGAGTAGGTGGGGATGGAGTATTGTTTGTAGAACCGTCTGAAGTTGCTGATATTGGATATAGAATGTTCAATCCTGACGGAAGCGAAGCTGAAATGTGTGGAAACGGTATAAGATGCTTTGGAGATTTTGTATATCGGAAAGGTATTTTAAAACAAGAAAAAATGACTGTTGAGACAAGAGCGGGAATTAAAACTATTGAAATAACCTTAGAAAATGATGAGCCGGTATTATTTAAAGTGGATATGGGGTTATCCACATTTAAAACTTCAGAAATTCCGATGAATGCTGATGAGGATGAGTTTTTAAATGGGGAATTGGGGGTATTGGATACGAAATTCAACTTAACTGCCGTTAGTGTTGGAAATCCTCATGCAATCATCTTTGTTGATGATGTGGATGAAATTGACATTAAAAAGTATGGTCCTGCCATTGAAGCACATGAAGCATTTCCTGAAAAGATCAATGTGCACTTTGTGGAAGTTATCTCTGGAAACGAAGCTAAGATGAGTACTTGGGAACGTGGTGCTGGTGTTACGCTTGCCTGCGGTACTGGTGCAACTTCAACTGCAATTTCTGGTTTTAAACTGGGATTATTCGGCGATGAAATATTGCTCCATTTACCTGGAGGGGACTTAAAATTTAATATTTATGAAAAAGAAGGTGCTCTTGGAGCTTTCATGGAAGGTCCGGCAGAGCTTGTTTTCGAGGGAGAATTATAA